One segment of Bombus pascuorum chromosome 6, iyBomPasc1.1, whole genome shotgun sequence DNA contains the following:
- the LOC132908076 gene encoding rab GDP dissociation inhibitor beta yields the protein MNEEYDAIVLGTGLKECILSGMLSVSGKKVLHVDRNKYYGGESASITPLDDLFAKFKAPPPDEAYGRGRDWNVDLIPKFLMANGLLVKLLIHTGVTRYLEFKCVEGSYVYKSGKISKVPIDQQEALSSDLMGLFEKRRFRSFLIWVQNMQEDDPRTWDGFDPFNNSMSALYNKFNLDKNTQDFTGHALALYRDDEYISQSAITTIRRIKLYSDSLARYGKSPYLYPMYGLGELPQGFARLSAIYGGTYMLDKPIDEIVIKDGKVVGVRSGDEVAQCKQVFCDPTYVPDRVKKVGQVIRCICLLDHPIPNTADALSTQIIIPQKQVNRNSDIYVSLVSHTHQVAAKGWFIAMVSTTVETKNPEAEIKPGLDLLGPIKQKFISVSDYMEPTDNGLDSQIFISTSYDATTHFETTCLDVLDIFKRATGEEFDFNKVKQDLGDEDQ from the exons AAGAAAGTGCTCCATGTAGATCGGAATAAATATTACGGCGGTGAATCTGCCTCGATCACGCCTCTGGATGATCTATTCGC GAAATTCAAAGCTCCACCACCGGATGAAGCTTATGGTCGTGGTCGCGACTGGAACGTTGATTTGATTCCAAAGTTCCTGATGGCAAATGGGTTGTTGGTAAAACTTCTAATTCACACAGGCGTGACGCGTTACTTGGAATTCAAGTGCGTTGAAGGATCGTATGTCTATAAATCCGGCAAGATTTCGAAGGTGCCGATAGATCAGCAAGAAGCATTGTCCAGCGATTTAATGGGCCTTTTCGAGAAAAGACGTTTTCGTAGTTTCCTTATATGGGTGCAGAACATGCAAGAAGACGACCCCAGAACTTGGGACGGCTTCGATCCATTTAATAATAGCATGAGCGCTTTGTACAATAAGTTTAATCTCGATAAAAACACTCAGGACTTCACAGGGCATGCATTAGCCCTTTATAg AGACGACGAGTATATAAGCCAAAGCGCAATTACCACTATAAGAAGAATTAAATTGTATAGCGATAGTTTAGCACGTTACGGAAAATCACCATATCTGTATCCTATGTACGGCTTGGGTGAACTTCCTCAAGGTTTCGCACGACTTAGCGCGATTTATGGTGGAACGTATATGTTGGACAAACCGATCGACGAAATCGTTATAAAGGATGGAAAG GTTGTTGGTGTACGTTCTGGCGATGAAGTAGCCCAATGTAAACAAGTATTTTGTGATCCCACATATGTACCTGATCGTGTGAAGAAAGTGGGTCAGGTGATAAGATGCATTTGTCTTTTAGACCATCCTATACCGAATACAGCAGATGCCCTGTCAACGCAAATTATTATTCCTCAGAAACaa GTTAATCGTAATTCCGATATCTACGTATCTCTAGTATCACATACCCATCAAGTAGCGGCAAAAGGATGGTTCATAGCCATGGTATCTACTACggttgaaacgaaaaatccgGAGGCCGAAATCAAACCTGGTTTGGATTTACTAGGACCAATCAAACAAAAGTTCATATCAGTTTCTGATTATATGGAACCAACGGACAACGGTCTGGACAGTCAGATTTTTATATCAACCAGTTATGATGCCACAACGCATTTTGAAACTACTTGTTTAGATGTTCTTGATATATTTAAACGAGCCACTGGCGAGGAGTTCGATTTTAACAAAGTAAAGCAAGACCTAGGCGATGAAGATCAGTAA
- the LOC132908065 gene encoding beta-alanine-activating enzyme isoform X2 gives MDNEKENFLFYPNGSKNLAKKLHDICNWDQLDNVAIEYHDLQEIIYINYRELLVTQSLISDYLKCIKNIEFIGINFDIPEYCVISVILGILSSEHSFVNIPVDSTEFMNLKNHLSLHYFFSKQMDVEGDIVYEFKIHRECIYLIKIKDVQKQITQKVKQNYYAYAISTSGSTGAPKVVKVPHSCIVPNVLDLNKILGITNCDKISQFTNFTFDPSIIEIFLALSNAATLFMVSKLLKSDPYRLLKESYSNQITVLQITPSVFMYSWTAESLKSSILSNNTLLRAILFGGEPFPKLELISEAKHPYNNTKIYNIYGITEVSCWASINEIMITNTQFNVHCLGQVLSHTIFQVRNERDEVITNGTGFLHIGSNQRVCLMNDENIEDLELPVFRDSGDVVNIDEEGRIFYKGRRDSFIKRFGNKVDLTKLKEFVLQIDFVKSCYVIWDDSCHHLHLYFSTKENVTNNHNINTDIMKHLHKLDSLYRPDKIHFMEHIEFTSSGKISLEFLKKYHIQRMVIHQAIENIDFQQIKIAFKSIWKNNLQCENDGFVKSGGTSVIALQLSNTISETLNIEFPELIGMLLMDATIDECLSYIKRVILNNDQKKKINLKSRFNSIKEVPLTNIVKEDMKSLEDSDEKRKNCDLMIRTNEIYTCQWYKCRGQTCKNVSYINEEHKLQYNAISNVKILKTHDLKKCVDASPAVFHYSDGKTYATVGSHSGFIFTFGLQEKCRNSTFKIKLPDRVEASVLVLDEFRGIVGDIIWNHQTGNVVKSSAILCKIKGIIFVGSYDCYIYCLSVKDGSVVWKSKFSDGSISASGCLHVSSDTVLFGTLDGLCLALQQSSGKLVWKHKLSDPIFVAPLSLNNGLVLFCSVTGLLCCFDIEVNVKMWSYKINGNVFSYIVKQSDTSTKHETIILASQNKNVYCLESKDTNFKTKPTLKYILNLHSPIFATPWCENDFLFIACTDGTLNIYNSIENRLIKVEKLPGEVFSSPVIDNNIIIIGCRDNNVYILELV, from the exons ATGG ataatgaaaaagagaatttCCTATTTTATCCCAATGGTTCAAAAAATCTTGCAAAGAAGTTACATGATATTTGTAATTGGGATCAACTTGATAATGTAGCTATAGAATATCATGATTTGCAAGAAATCATCTATATAAATTACAGAGAACTTCTTGTTACACAAAGTTTGATTtctgattatttaaaatgcataaaaaacattgaatttattggtataaattttgatattccTGAATATTGTGTAATTTCTGTGATACTTGG aatcttAAGTAGTGAGCATAGTTTTGTAAATATACCTGTTGATTCAACAGAATTCATGAATCTAAAAAACCATTTAAGCttacattatttcttttcaaaacAAATGGATGTTGAGGGGGATATTgtatatgaatttaaaatacacaGAGAATGTATTTACCTCATTAAAATCAAAGATGTACAGAAACAAATTACCCaaaaagtaaaacaaaattattacgcTTATGCAATTTCTACATCTGGTTCAACAGGAGCACCAAAAGTAGTCAAAGTACCCCACTCATGTATAGTCCCTAATGTTTTAGATTTGAACAAAATACTGGGAATAACAAACTGTGataaaatttctcaatttacaaattttacatttgatCCTagtattattgaaatttttcttgctCTGTCAAATGCTGCAACACTGTTCATGGTATCAAAGTTATTGAAAAGTGATCCATATAG gCTTTTGAAAGAAAGTTATTCTAATCAAATTACTGTACTACAAATAACTCCATCAGTTTTTATGTATAGCTGGACAGCTGAATCTTTAAAATCTAgtattttaagtaataatactttattaagaGCTATTCTCTTTGGCGGAGAACCTTTTCCTAAACTAGAATTAATTTCTGAAGCCAAGCATCcatataataataccaaaatttataacatctaTGGTATTACTGAAGTATCCTGTTGGGCTAGtatcaatgaaattatgaTAACAAATACACAATTTAATGTACATTGTTTGGGTCAAGTATTATCACATACTATATTTCAAGTTAGGAATGAAAGAGATGAAGTAATTACAAATGGTACAGGCTTCCTCCATATAG GAAGTAATCAAAGAGTGTGTCTGATGAATgatgaaaatattgaagattTAGAATTACCAGTATTTCGTGATTCTGGTGATGTAGTTAAT aTTGATGAAGAAGGGAGGATATTTTACAAAGGAAGAAGGGATAGctttattaaaagatttgGGAATAAAGTAGATTTAACAAAGCTTAAAGAATTTGTATTGCAAATagattttgtaaaaagttgttacgtaatatggGATGATAGTTGCCaccatttacatttatatttttctactaagGAGAATGTCacaaataatcataatataaatactgaTATAATGAAACATCTCCACAAATTAGATTCTTTATATAGACcagataaaattcatttcatgGAGCATATTGAATTTACGTCTAgtggaaaaatttctttagaatttttaaaaaagtatcACATACAAAGAATGGTAATACATCAGgcaatagaaaatattgacttccaacaaattaaaattgcttttaaatcaatttggaaaaataatttacaatgtGAAAATGATGGATTTGTAAAATCAGGAGGAACATCTGTAATAGCACTTCAATTATCAAATACTATATCTGAAACACTAAACATAGAATTTCCTGAATTAATTGGCATGCTTTTAATGGATGCTACTATCGACGAATGTCTTAGTTATATAAAAAGAGTTATATTGAATAATgatcaaaagaaaaagatcaatCTGAAATCTCGTTTTAATAGTATTAAAGAAGTCCCTTTAACTAATATTGTTAAAGAAGACATGAAGTCTTTAGAAGATTctgatgaaaaaagaaaaaattgtgaCTTGATGATTCGAACAAATGAGATATACACCTGTCAGTGGTATAAGTGTAGAGGACAAACGTGTAAAAATGTGTCGTATATAAATGAAGAACACAAGTTACAATATAACGCAATttcaaatgttaaaatattaaaaactcatgatttgaaaaaatgtGTAGATGCATCACCAGCTGTATTCCATTACTCAGA tggAAAAACATATGCAACTGTTGGTTCTCACTCtggttttatttttacttttggaTTACAAGAGAAGTGTCGTAATTCCACATTTAAAATCAAACTACCTGATAGGGTTGAAGCCTCAGTTTTGGTTTTGGATGAATTCAGAGGTATAGTGG GGGATATTATTTGGAATCATCAAACAGGAAATGTTGTAAAAAGTTCTGCAATATTGTGTAAAATAAAgggaataatatttgttggTTCTTATGACTGTTATATATACTGCCTATCTGTGAAG gATGGATCTGTAGTTTGGAAATCTAAATTCAGCGATGGAAGTATTAGCGCATCTGGTTGTTTACATGTTTCGTCAGACACTGTATTGTTTGGAACTTTAGATGGATTGTGTCTAGCGCTTCAACAATCGTCAGGAAAACTTGTATGGAAGCATAAATTGTCAGATCCAATTTTTGTTGCTCCTTTGTCACTGAATAACGGGCTTGTCTTATTTTGTTCTGTAACAGGACTGCTATGTTGCTTTGATATTGAAGTAAATGTTAAG ATGTGGTCTTACAAAATCAATGGCaatgtattttcatatatcgTGAAGCAGAGTGATACCTCCACAAAGCATGAAACTATTATTTTAGCTAGTCAAAATAAGAATGTGTATTGTTTAGAAtcaaaagatacaaattttaaaactaaacccacattaaaatatatattaaatttacattcacCAATTTTCGCCACTCCCTGGTGTGAAAATGATTTTCTGTTCATAGCATGTACAGATggtactttaaatatttataactctatagaaaatagattgataaaagttgaaaaactTCCTGGCGAGGTTTTTTCATCACCAgttatcgataataatatcataatcATTGGATGCAGGGATAATAACGTCTATATTCTAGAACTTGTTTAA
- the LOC132908065 gene encoding beta-alanine-activating enzyme isoform X1: MDNEKENFLFYPNGSKNLAKKLHDICNWDQLDNVAIEYHDLQEIIYINYRELLVTQSLISDYLKCIKNIEFIGINFDIPEYCVISVILGILSSEHSFVNIPVDSTEFMNLKNHLSLHYFFSKQMDVEGDIVYEFKIHRECIYLIKIKDVQKQITQKVKQNYYAYAISTSGSTGAPKVVKVPHSCIVPNVLDLNKILGITNCDKISQFTNFTFDPSIIEIFLALSNAATLFMVSKLLKSDPYRLLKESYSNQITVLQITPSVFMYSWTAESLKSSILSNNTLLRAILFGGEPFPKLELISEAKHPYNNTKIYNIYGITEVSCWASINEIMITNTQFNVHCLGQVLSHTIFQVRNERDEVITNGTGFLHIGSNQRVCLMNDENIEDLELPVFRDSGDVVNIDEEGRIFYKGRRDSFIKRFGNKVDLTKLKEFVLQIDFVKSCYVIWDDSCHHLHLYFSTKENVTNNHNINTDIMKHLHKLDSLYRPDKIHFMEHIEFTSSGKISLEFLKKYHIQRMVIHQAIENIDFQQIKIAFKSIWKNNLQCENDGFVKSGGTSVIALQLSNTISETLNIEFPELIGMLLMDATIDECLSYIKRVILNNDQKKKINLKSRFNSIKEVPLTNIVKEDMKSLEDSDEKRKNCDLMIRTNEIYTCQWYKCRGQTCKNVSYINEEHKLQYNAISNVKILKTHDLKKCVDASPAVFHYSDGKTYATVGSHSGFIFTFGLQEKCRNSTFKIKLPDRVEASVLVLDEFRGIVGCYDGNIYCFHLKTGDIIWNHQTGNVVKSSAILCKIKGIIFVGSYDCYIYCLSVKDGSVVWKSKFSDGSISASGCLHVSSDTVLFGTLDGLCLALQQSSGKLVWKHKLSDPIFVAPLSLNNGLVLFCSVTGLLCCFDIEVNVKMWSYKINGNVFSYIVKQSDTSTKHETIILASQNKNVYCLESKDTNFKTKPTLKYILNLHSPIFATPWCENDFLFIACTDGTLNIYNSIENRLIKVEKLPGEVFSSPVIDNNIIIIGCRDNNVYILELV, encoded by the exons ATGG ataatgaaaaagagaatttCCTATTTTATCCCAATGGTTCAAAAAATCTTGCAAAGAAGTTACATGATATTTGTAATTGGGATCAACTTGATAATGTAGCTATAGAATATCATGATTTGCAAGAAATCATCTATATAAATTACAGAGAACTTCTTGTTACACAAAGTTTGATTtctgattatttaaaatgcataaaaaacattgaatttattggtataaattttgatattccTGAATATTGTGTAATTTCTGTGATACTTGG aatcttAAGTAGTGAGCATAGTTTTGTAAATATACCTGTTGATTCAACAGAATTCATGAATCTAAAAAACCATTTAAGCttacattatttcttttcaaaacAAATGGATGTTGAGGGGGATATTgtatatgaatttaaaatacacaGAGAATGTATTTACCTCATTAAAATCAAAGATGTACAGAAACAAATTACCCaaaaagtaaaacaaaattattacgcTTATGCAATTTCTACATCTGGTTCAACAGGAGCACCAAAAGTAGTCAAAGTACCCCACTCATGTATAGTCCCTAATGTTTTAGATTTGAACAAAATACTGGGAATAACAAACTGTGataaaatttctcaatttacaaattttacatttgatCCTagtattattgaaatttttcttgctCTGTCAAATGCTGCAACACTGTTCATGGTATCAAAGTTATTGAAAAGTGATCCATATAG gCTTTTGAAAGAAAGTTATTCTAATCAAATTACTGTACTACAAATAACTCCATCAGTTTTTATGTATAGCTGGACAGCTGAATCTTTAAAATCTAgtattttaagtaataatactttattaagaGCTATTCTCTTTGGCGGAGAACCTTTTCCTAAACTAGAATTAATTTCTGAAGCCAAGCATCcatataataataccaaaatttataacatctaTGGTATTACTGAAGTATCCTGTTGGGCTAGtatcaatgaaattatgaTAACAAATACACAATTTAATGTACATTGTTTGGGTCAAGTATTATCACATACTATATTTCAAGTTAGGAATGAAAGAGATGAAGTAATTACAAATGGTACAGGCTTCCTCCATATAG GAAGTAATCAAAGAGTGTGTCTGATGAATgatgaaaatattgaagattTAGAATTACCAGTATTTCGTGATTCTGGTGATGTAGTTAAT aTTGATGAAGAAGGGAGGATATTTTACAAAGGAAGAAGGGATAGctttattaaaagatttgGGAATAAAGTAGATTTAACAAAGCTTAAAGAATTTGTATTGCAAATagattttgtaaaaagttgttacgtaatatggGATGATAGTTGCCaccatttacatttatatttttctactaagGAGAATGTCacaaataatcataatataaatactgaTATAATGAAACATCTCCACAAATTAGATTCTTTATATAGACcagataaaattcatttcatgGAGCATATTGAATTTACGTCTAgtggaaaaatttctttagaatttttaaaaaagtatcACATACAAAGAATGGTAATACATCAGgcaatagaaaatattgacttccaacaaattaaaattgcttttaaatcaatttggaaaaataatttacaatgtGAAAATGATGGATTTGTAAAATCAGGAGGAACATCTGTAATAGCACTTCAATTATCAAATACTATATCTGAAACACTAAACATAGAATTTCCTGAATTAATTGGCATGCTTTTAATGGATGCTACTATCGACGAATGTCTTAGTTATATAAAAAGAGTTATATTGAATAATgatcaaaagaaaaagatcaatCTGAAATCTCGTTTTAATAGTATTAAAGAAGTCCCTTTAACTAATATTGTTAAAGAAGACATGAAGTCTTTAGAAGATTctgatgaaaaaagaaaaaattgtgaCTTGATGATTCGAACAAATGAGATATACACCTGTCAGTGGTATAAGTGTAGAGGACAAACGTGTAAAAATGTGTCGTATATAAATGAAGAACACAAGTTACAATATAACGCAATttcaaatgttaaaatattaaaaactcatgatttgaaaaaatgtGTAGATGCATCACCAGCTGTATTCCATTACTCAGA tggAAAAACATATGCAACTGTTGGTTCTCACTCtggttttatttttacttttggaTTACAAGAGAAGTGTCGTAATTCCACATTTAAAATCAAACTACCTGATAGGGTTGAAGCCTCAGTTTTGGTTTTGGATGAATTCAGAGGTATAGTGG GATGCTACGATggtaatatatattgttttcaCTTAAAAACAGGGGATATTATTTGGAATCATCAAACAGGAAATGTTGTAAAAAGTTCTGCAATATTGTGTAAAATAAAgggaataatatttgttggTTCTTATGACTGTTATATATACTGCCTATCTGTGAAG gATGGATCTGTAGTTTGGAAATCTAAATTCAGCGATGGAAGTATTAGCGCATCTGGTTGTTTACATGTTTCGTCAGACACTGTATTGTTTGGAACTTTAGATGGATTGTGTCTAGCGCTTCAACAATCGTCAGGAAAACTTGTATGGAAGCATAAATTGTCAGATCCAATTTTTGTTGCTCCTTTGTCACTGAATAACGGGCTTGTCTTATTTTGTTCTGTAACAGGACTGCTATGTTGCTTTGATATTGAAGTAAATGTTAAG ATGTGGTCTTACAAAATCAATGGCaatgtattttcatatatcgTGAAGCAGAGTGATACCTCCACAAAGCATGAAACTATTATTTTAGCTAGTCAAAATAAGAATGTGTATTGTTTAGAAtcaaaagatacaaattttaaaactaaacccacattaaaatatatattaaatttacattcacCAATTTTCGCCACTCCCTGGTGTGAAAATGATTTTCTGTTCATAGCATGTACAGATggtactttaaatatttataactctatagaaaatagattgataaaagttgaaaaactTCCTGGCGAGGTTTTTTCATCACCAgttatcgataataatatcataatcATTGGATGCAGGGATAATAACGTCTATATTCTAGAACTTGTTTAA
- the LOC132908092 gene encoding S-phase kinase-associated protein 1, producing the protein MPNIKLQSSDGEVFEVDVDIAKCSVTIKTMLEDLGMDEDEEEVVPLPNVNSAILRKVIQWATYHKDDPPPPEDDENKEKRTDDISSWDADFLKVDQGTLFELILAANYLDIKGLLDVTCKTVANMIKGKTPEEIRKTFNIKNDFSASEEEQVRKENEWCEEK; encoded by the exons ATGCCTAATATCAAGCTACAGAGCTCCGATGGTGAAGTTTTTGAAGTGGATGTTGATATTGCAAAATGTTCGGTCACTATAAAGACCATGTTGGAAGACCTTGGAATGGACGAAGACGAGGAAGAAGTGGTGCCTCTTCCAAACGTTAACTCAGCTATCCTCAGGAAAGTAATACAATGGGCTACTTATCATAAGGACGATCCACCTCCACCTGAAGATGACGAAAACAAGGAAAAGCGTACTGACGATATAAGTTCTTGGGACGCAGATTTCTTGAAG gtTGATCAAGGAACTctgtttgaattaattttggcAGCTAATTACCTTGATATTAAGGGATTGTTAGATGTAACGTGTAAAACTGTTGCTAATATGATAAAGGGCAAAACACCGGAAGAAATTCGAAAGAcgttcaatattaaaaatgatttttctgcATCCGAAGAGGAACAAGTTCGTAAAGAAAACGAATGGtgtgaagaaaaataa